A part of Desulfomicrobium baculatum DSM 4028 genomic DNA contains:
- the atpH gene encoding ATP synthase F1 subunit delta: MTGNIVARRYAKALFAVAQAQSDKGSMAQYGADLARLAGLLENAPELTKIFRNPIFGVEEKRGVINKILEKVAPCAMVRNFCLLLADKNRLSFLPEINASYGTLLDSAQGVLRGKLVTAVKLSDVVQKNVVDKLQKESGQTVVLDYEVDQEIIGGLMLKIGDKILDASIRAQLQILKENIKRGE; the protein is encoded by the coding sequence TTGACTGGGAATATCGTAGCAAGACGGTATGCCAAGGCGTTGTTCGCCGTTGCGCAGGCGCAGTCCGATAAGGGCTCGATGGCGCAATACGGTGCCGACTTGGCAAGGCTGGCTGGACTCCTGGAGAATGCGCCTGAGCTCACGAAGATCTTCCGCAACCCAATTTTTGGCGTGGAAGAAAAGAGAGGGGTAATCAATAAAATTCTGGAAAAGGTCGCACCTTGCGCCATGGTCCGGAATTTTTGTCTGCTTCTGGCGGACAAGAACAGATTGTCTTTTCTCCCCGAGATCAACGCATCTTATGGTACGCTTTTGGATTCAGCCCAGGGTGTTCTTCGCGGCAAGCTGGTGACGGCTGTAAAGCTCTCCGACGTTGTGCAGAAGAACGTTGTCGATAAATTGCAAAAAGAGTCGGGCCAGACGGTGGTCCTTGATTACGAAGTGGATCAGGAGATTATTGGCGGGCTTATGCTCAAGATCGGGGACAAGATCCTGGACGCCAGTATTCGCGCTCAGCTGCAAATTTTGAAAGAAAATATCAAAAGGGGTGAGTAG
- the atpA gene encoding F0F1 ATP synthase subunit alpha, producing the protein MQIKAEEISQIIEGQIKNYEKKVEMSETGVVLSVGDGIARVYGCENAMAMELLEFPGNVMGMVLNLEEDSVGVALLGETEHIKEGDIVKRTGRIFQVPVGDAVMGRVIDPLGNPIDGLGPIQTDLFRNVEIKAPGIIARKSVHEPMYTGLKAIDAMTPIGRGQRELIIGDRQVGKTAVGVDAIIAQKNSDIHCFYVAIGQKRSTVAQVVEALRQNGALEYTTVISSTASEPAPLQFIAAYCGCTMAEFYRDNGKHALIVYDDLSKQAVAYRQMSLLLRRPPGREAFPGDVFYLHSRLLERSCKVNDKLGAGSLTALPVIETQAGDVSAYIPTNVISITDGQVYLEPNLFMAGIRPAINVGLSVSRVGGAAQIKAMKKVAGTLRLDLAQYRELAAFAQFGSDLDKATKTKLTRGERLVELLKQPQYKPMVVEEQVSVLYAGTRGFLDDVAVTDAIRFGEELVEFMRNQKSDILAEIVQTKDLGSETEKKLADAINEFKAGFKA; encoded by the coding sequence ATGCAGATCAAAGCAGAAGAAATTAGCCAGATCATCGAAGGCCAGATCAAGAATTACGAGAAAAAGGTCGAGATGAGCGAGACTGGCGTGGTCCTGTCGGTAGGTGACGGTATCGCCCGCGTTTACGGCTGCGAAAACGCGATGGCCATGGAACTCCTCGAGTTCCCCGGTAACGTCATGGGAATGGTCCTTAACCTTGAAGAAGATTCCGTTGGTGTCGCCCTTCTCGGTGAGACCGAGCACATCAAGGAAGGCGACATCGTCAAACGTACGGGCCGGATTTTCCAGGTTCCCGTCGGCGACGCGGTCATGGGCCGTGTCATCGACCCCTTGGGCAATCCCATCGACGGTCTCGGACCGATCCAGACGGATCTGTTCCGTAACGTTGAAATCAAGGCTCCCGGCATCATCGCCCGTAAGTCGGTACATGAGCCGATGTACACCGGTCTGAAGGCCATCGACGCGATGACGCCCATCGGCCGCGGACAGCGCGAACTCATCATTGGCGACCGTCAGGTCGGCAAGACCGCTGTCGGCGTCGACGCCATCATCGCCCAGAAGAACAGCGACATCCATTGTTTCTACGTCGCCATCGGCCAGAAGCGTTCCACCGTTGCCCAGGTTGTTGAGGCCCTTCGTCAGAACGGCGCTCTGGAATACACGACCGTCATCTCCTCCACCGCCTCCGAGCCGGCGCCGCTGCAGTTCATCGCTGCCTACTGCGGATGCACCATGGCGGAGTTCTACCGTGACAACGGCAAGCACGCCCTGATTGTTTATGACGATCTGTCCAAGCAGGCTGTGGCCTACCGCCAGATGTCCCTGTTGCTGCGCCGCCCTCCGGGACGCGAAGCTTTCCCCGGCGACGTTTTCTACCTCCACTCCCGCCTGCTGGAGCGCTCCTGCAAGGTCAACGACAAGCTGGGCGCCGGTTCCCTGACCGCCCTGCCGGTCATCGAGACCCAGGCCGGCGACGTGTCCGCGTACATCCCGACCAACGTTATCTCCATCACCGACGGCCAGGTCTATCTTGAGCCCAACCTGTTCATGGCCGGCATCCGTCCCGCCATCAACGTTGGTCTGTCCGTATCCCGAGTCGGCGGCGCGGCCCAGATCAAGGCCATGAAGAAGGTTGCCGGTACGCTGCGTCTCGACCTTGCCCAGTATCGCGAACTGGCCGCTTTTGCGCAGTTCGGTTCCGACCTGGACAAGGCCACCAAGACCAAGCTGACCCGAGGCGAGCGCCTGGTCGAACTGCTCAAGCAGCCCCAGTACAAGCCTATGGTCGTCGAAGAGCAGGTTTCCGTTCTTTACGCAGGCACCCGCGGATTCCTTGATGACGTAGCCGTTACTGACGCCATCCGCTTCGGTGAAGAACTGGTTGAGTTCATGCGCAATCAGAAATCCGACATCCTGGCTGAAATCGTTCAGACCAAGGATCTTGGCAGTGAAACCGAAAAGAAACTGGCTGATGCGATCAATGAGTTCAAAGCCGGTTTTAAAGCCTAG
- a CDS encoding TIGR00282 family metallophosphoesterase, producing the protein MRLLFLGDIVGNSGRQMVKDHLPRLRRELELDVVLANGENASGGLGLSAKSAQELHRCGVDVLTTGNHVWKFPDIRPALHNEPWLLRPANYPASAPGRGAGVYELGENLPPLMVVNLQGRTFMEAIDCPFTVAENLVAQAPPEAVIVIDMHAEATSEKRALAHMLRGRVQAVLGTHTHVQTNDAYIFDGITGYISDLGMCGPEDSCLGMDSDIILRRFRTGLPQRFELAKGPCMLNGALMEVVDGQCREITAWQYRAS; encoded by the coding sequence ATGCGACTTCTTTTCCTTGGCGACATCGTAGGTAACAGTGGGCGGCAGATGGTGAAAGACCATCTGCCGCGTTTGCGTCGGGAATTGGAGCTGGACGTGGTTCTGGCCAACGGCGAGAACGCTTCCGGCGGGCTTGGACTCTCGGCCAAAAGCGCGCAGGAGCTGCACCGCTGCGGGGTGGATGTCCTGACCACCGGAAACCATGTCTGGAAGTTTCCCGACATCCGCCCGGCATTGCACAATGAACCATGGCTGCTGCGTCCGGCCAACTACCCTGCGTCAGCGCCTGGCCGTGGAGCCGGCGTTTACGAATTGGGCGAGAATCTGCCGCCGCTCATGGTCGTCAATCTGCAAGGGCGGACTTTCATGGAAGCCATCGACTGCCCCTTCACGGTTGCCGAGAACCTGGTGGCCCAGGCTCCGCCAGAGGCTGTGATTGTGATCGACATGCACGCCGAAGCCACCTCGGAAAAGCGCGCTTTGGCCCATATGCTGCGCGGACGCGTGCAGGCGGTGCTTGGCACGCATACCCATGTCCAGACCAACGACGCGTATATCTTCGACGGAATCACAGGCTACATTTCCGATTTGGGGATGTGCGGGCCGGAAGATTCCTGCCTGGGCATGGACAGCGACATAATTTTACGCAGATTCAGGACAGGACTGCCCCAGCGTTTTGAGCTGGCCAAAGGGCCGTGCATGCTCAACGGGGCGCTTATGGAAGTGGTTGACGGTCAATGCCGCGAGATCACGGCATGGCAATACAGGGCATCTTAA
- the atpD gene encoding F0F1 ATP synthase subunit beta, which produces MSAVNTGKIVQVIGPVVDLEFAEGNLPSILNAVLITNPTIDAEEDNLVVEVAQHLGNSVVRCIAMDNTDGLVRGQIGKDTGKPIQVPVGKASLGRILNVVGRPVDEKGPISSEKMYPIHRPAPGFTEQSTKIEVLETGVKVIDLLVPFPKGGKMGMFGGAGVGKTVILMEMINNIAKNHGGISVFAGVGERTREGNDLYHEMIEAGVLDKACLVYGQMNEPPGARSRVALTALAAAEYFRDEENQDVLLFVDNIFRFTQAGSEVSALLGRMPSAVGYQPTLGTDLGELQERITSTKTGSITSVQAVYVPADDLTDPAPATTFSHLDGTIVLSRQIAELGIYPAVDPLDSTSRILDPNVIGMDHYMTARAVQRLLQKYKDLQDIIAILGMDELSDEDKLSVSRARKIQRFLSQPFFVAAQFTGKEGRYVKLEETIKSFKEIIEGKHDSVPESCFYMVGGLEEALENAKKQ; this is translated from the coding sequence ATGAGTGCTGTTAATACCGGTAAAATAGTGCAGGTCATTGGACCTGTTGTTGACTTGGAGTTTGCCGAAGGCAACCTTCCAAGTATTTTGAACGCTGTTCTCATTACGAACCCGACCATTGATGCCGAAGAAGACAACCTGGTTGTTGAAGTCGCGCAGCATCTTGGCAACAGCGTTGTCCGCTGCATCGCCATGGACAACACTGACGGCTTGGTTCGCGGCCAGATCGGCAAGGACACGGGCAAGCCTATCCAGGTACCCGTCGGCAAGGCTTCCCTGGGACGAATTCTGAACGTCGTAGGCCGCCCCGTGGATGAAAAGGGTCCCATCTCCTCCGAGAAGATGTACCCCATCCATCGCCCTGCTCCCGGATTCACCGAACAGTCGACCAAGATTGAAGTGCTGGAGACCGGCGTCAAGGTTATCGACCTGCTCGTACCTTTCCCCAAGGGCGGAAAGATGGGCATGTTCGGTGGTGCGGGCGTTGGCAAGACCGTTATTCTCATGGAAATGATCAACAACATCGCCAAGAACCACGGTGGTATTTCCGTGTTCGCGGGTGTTGGCGAGCGCACACGTGAAGGTAACGACCTTTATCATGAAATGATCGAAGCCGGGGTTCTGGATAAAGCCTGCCTCGTCTACGGTCAGATGAACGAACCTCCGGGAGCCCGTTCCCGCGTTGCGCTGACCGCTCTGGCTGCCGCGGAATACTTCCGTGACGAAGAAAACCAGGACGTGCTGCTCTTCGTAGACAACATCTTCCGTTTCACCCAGGCCGGCTCGGAAGTCTCCGCGCTTCTTGGCCGCATGCCTTCCGCGGTTGGTTACCAGCCGACGCTGGGTACCGACCTTGGTGAGCTGCAGGAACGTATTACTTCCACCAAAACGGGTTCCATCACCTCGGTTCAGGCCGTTTACGTCCCTGCCGATGACTTGACCGACCCCGCTCCTGCAACAACCTTCTCGCATCTTGACGGAACCATCGTTCTTTCCCGTCAGATCGCAGAGCTTGGTATTTACCCTGCAGTGGATCCTCTTGACTCCACTTCGCGCATTCTGGATCCCAACGTCATCGGCATGGACCACTACATGACTGCCCGTGCTGTGCAGCGTCTGCTTCAGAAGTACAAGGATCTGCAGGATATCATCGCGATTCTGGGTATGGACGAACTGTCTGATGAAGATAAGCTGTCCGTTTCCAGAGCACGCAAGATTCAGCGATTCCTGTCCCAGCCTTTCTTCGTTGCAGCCCAGTTTACCGGCAAGGAAGGCCGCTATGTGAAGCTCGAAGAGACCATCAAGAGCTTCAAGGAAATCATTGAAGGCAAGCACGATTCCGTTCCGGAGTCCTGCTTCTACATGGTAGGCGGACTTGAAGAGGCATTGGAAAACGCCAAGAAACAGTAA
- a CDS encoding F0F1 ATP synthase subunit B family protein yields MKKFKTVGLVTAALVLCAAIAFASDGEGGGHNKLLDLLFRVINFGIVAFLVYKFAGKRIADMLSGRSKQIETDLADLDERKEDAEKRLLEVEASIANLEAEKAKILEDAKAQGEAMRQAIVDKAEVQAAQIRAQAEVSAAQEAKLAIDAIREELAEKITAAAEDLVKKQLKKKDHEDLVNEYLKKVVLN; encoded by the coding sequence TTGAAAAAGTTCAAGACTGTCGGATTGGTGACGGCAGCACTGGTTCTCTGCGCGGCGATAGCTTTCGCCAGCGACGGAGAGGGTGGAGGGCACAACAAGCTGCTCGACCTTCTCTTTCGCGTAATCAATTTCGGCATTGTCGCGTTCTTGGTCTATAAGTTCGCGGGCAAGCGCATCGCGGACATGTTGTCCGGGCGCAGCAAGCAGATCGAGACGGACCTTGCCGATCTCGACGAGCGCAAGGAAGATGCCGAGAAGCGTCTGCTCGAAGTTGAAGCGAGTATCGCCAATCTTGAGGCCGAAAAAGCCAAGATTCTGGAAGACGCGAAGGCTCAGGGCGAAGCCATGCGTCAGGCGATTGTCGACAAGGCGGAGGTCCAGGCTGCGCAGATCAGAGCCCAGGCTGAAGTTTCGGCGGCCCAGGAAGCAAAGTTGGCCATTGACGCCATCCGCGAAGAACTGGCCGAAAAGATTACCGCTGCTGCTGAAGATCTTGTCAAGAAGCAGCTCAAGAAGAAAGATCACGAAGATTTGGTCAACGAATATCTTAAAAAGGTGGTGCTCAATTGA
- the rny gene encoding ribonuclease Y, giving the protein MTSQIIITAFICTGIGAVAGFLFKKYITDQENDDARKLSERILDEAKKDAQAHKKEVLLQAQDEVFALKKEVEQDAKDRERELKKNEARLQAKEERLEKKVESLALKESELVSLEKKVAKQERAVEEKEEGLQELIAAQQTRLEEISGLTGEEARARLMQEIESKARHEAAKMVRVIEVEAQETAHRKAQMIIASAVQRYAGDYVSEHTVSSVELPSEDMKGRIIGREGRNIRAIEAATGVDLIIDDTPETVILSAYNPLRREVAKRSLERLISDGRIHPARIEDIVKKVEKEMDVQIREIGEQATFDLGVHGIHPEIVRLLGQLRFRTSFTQNVLQHSLEVAFLCGIMAAELGLDIKKAKRAGLLHDLGKAVDHEVEGPHALIGADLAKKYNESAEIVHAIAAHHEDVPPKSVYAVLVQAADSLSGARPGARKELLESYVKRLEELEGIATGFAGVSRAFAIQAGREVRVMVDCEAVNDDQIYMLSKDIAKQIEEKMTYPGQIRVTVIREKRAVGIAK; this is encoded by the coding sequence ATGACCAGCCAAATCATAATCACCGCTTTTATTTGCACCGGAATTGGTGCGGTTGCGGGTTTTTTGTTCAAGAAATACATCACCGATCAAGAGAATGACGACGCGCGCAAATTGTCCGAGCGGATTCTGGATGAAGCCAAGAAGGATGCGCAGGCGCACAAGAAAGAGGTTTTGCTCCAGGCTCAGGACGAGGTTTTCGCCCTGAAGAAGGAAGTCGAACAGGATGCTAAGGACCGAGAGCGCGAGCTGAAAAAGAACGAGGCCAGGTTGCAGGCCAAGGAAGAGCGTCTGGAAAAGAAGGTGGAATCTCTGGCTCTGAAGGAAAGCGAGCTGGTCAGCCTGGAGAAGAAGGTTGCCAAGCAGGAGCGCGCCGTCGAGGAGAAGGAGGAGGGGTTGCAGGAATTGATCGCCGCCCAGCAGACCCGCCTGGAGGAAATTTCAGGTTTGACCGGTGAAGAGGCCCGCGCCCGCCTCATGCAGGAAATTGAGAGCAAGGCACGCCATGAGGCGGCCAAGATGGTGCGGGTGATCGAGGTCGAAGCGCAGGAGACCGCGCACCGCAAGGCGCAGATGATCATTGCTAGCGCGGTCCAGCGTTACGCTGGCGATTATGTCTCCGAACATACGGTCAGCTCCGTGGAGCTGCCCAGCGAAGACATGAAGGGGCGCATTATCGGTCGCGAAGGCCGCAACATCCGGGCCATCGAAGCGGCCACGGGTGTTGATCTGATCATCGACGACACGCCGGAAACGGTCATTTTGTCCGCATACAACCCGCTGCGCCGCGAGGTGGCCAAGAGGTCGCTCGAAAGACTGATCAGCGATGGCCGCATTCATCCCGCGCGTATCGAGGATATCGTCAAGAAGGTTGAAAAGGAGATGGATGTCCAGATCCGCGAGATTGGCGAGCAGGCCACTTTCGATCTCGGCGTGCACGGCATTCATCCCGAGATAGTGAGGCTGCTGGGCCAGTTGCGTTTCCGCACGAGTTTCACCCAGAATGTTCTGCAGCATTCCCTTGAGGTGGCTTTTTTGTGCGGAATCATGGCCGCCGAGCTTGGGCTGGACATTAAGAAGGCCAAGCGGGCCGGGTTGCTGCACGACCTGGGCAAGGCCGTGGACCACGAAGTCGAGGGTCCGCACGCGCTGATCGGCGCTGATCTGGCCAAGAAATACAATGAGTCCGCCGAAATCGTGCACGCCATCGCCGCGCATCACGAGGATGTCCCGCCTAAGTCCGTTTATGCCGTGTTGGTCCAGGCCGCGGACAGTCTCTCCGGAGCCCGCCCCGGCGCGCGCAAGGAGCTTCTTGAGAGCTATGTGAAGCGTCTGGAGGAACTCGAAGGGATTGCCACCGGATTTGCCGGCGTCAGCAGAGCCTTTGCCATTCAGGCCGGCAGGGAAGTTCGGGTCATGGTGGACTGCGAGGCGGTCAACGACGACCAGATTTACATGCTGAGCAAGGACATCGCCAAGCAGATCGAAGAGAAAATGACCTATCCGGGTCAAATCCGGGTTACGGTCATCCGCGAGAAGAGGGCAGTGGGCATTGCTAAATAG
- a CDS encoding ATP synthase F0 subunit B has product MIDLDYTFFVQLVNFMVILTVLNLILYRPIRGIIKKRAEVMSQKLGTIEDFAAKAEAKLESYKVALSGARVEAQQLRVTLKAEGVAVESSVLAEAGAEAAEKVAAARKEIDGQKQTALKALRGEVSTYAKNVADKVLSKA; this is encoded by the coding sequence ATGATTGATCTAGATTACACTTTTTTTGTTCAGCTCGTGAACTTTATGGTCATCCTGACGGTCTTGAATTTGATCCTGTACCGTCCCATCCGGGGGATCATCAAGAAACGGGCCGAGGTCATGAGCCAAAAGCTGGGAACCATCGAGGATTTCGCTGCCAAGGCGGAAGCCAAACTTGAGAGCTACAAGGTCGCATTGAGTGGAGCCCGGGTCGAGGCTCAGCAGTTGCGTGTGACCTTGAAGGCCGAAGGTGTCGCGGTCGAGTCTTCCGTTTTGGCCGAAGCCGGTGCCGAGGCCGCCGAAAAGGTCGCCGCCGCCCGAAAGGAGATCGACGGTCAGAAGCAGACAGCCCTCAAGGCTCTGCGCGGAGAAGTCTCCACCTATGCCAAGAATGTCGCCGACAAGGTGCTGAGCAAGGCATAA
- a CDS encoding F0F1 ATP synthase subunit gamma produces the protein MASLRDIQNKIVGVKKTKQITKAMNMVASAKLRGAQGRIERFRPYADKFNDILIDLASRADASAHPLLEKREVIQNIGIVLVTSDKGLCGSFNANLCNAANRLAKQKEAEGKTVKFICIGKKGRDFIRKTKFEITTAYAENMTHFDFQLASETGNLVIDGYLSGQFDEVHIVYGKFVNIARQEATSSQILPAETPEVEAPAGASSEYIFEPSVEGLLAELLPRYVKVQMYRGLLDTSASEHAARMSAMDNATKNCDEMVGSLTKVYNKARQSSITTQLMDIVGGAEALKG, from the coding sequence ATGGCATCACTCAGGGACATTCAGAATAAAATCGTCGGTGTAAAGAAGACCAAGCAGATTACGAAAGCGATGAACATGGTCGCTTCCGCAAAGCTGCGCGGTGCTCAGGGTCGCATCGAGCGCTTTCGTCCCTATGCTGATAAGTTCAATGACATTCTTATCGATCTGGCTTCCCGCGCCGACGCCAGCGCGCATCCCTTGCTTGAAAAGCGCGAGGTCATTCAGAACATCGGAATTGTACTGGTGACATCGGACAAAGGGTTGTGCGGCAGTTTCAACGCGAACTTGTGCAACGCCGCCAACAGGCTGGCCAAGCAGAAGGAAGCAGAAGGCAAGACGGTCAAGTTTATCTGCATTGGAAAGAAAGGCAGAGACTTCATCCGCAAGACGAAATTCGAGATTACTACCGCTTACGCTGAAAACATGACACACTTTGATTTTCAGTTGGCAAGCGAAACAGGAAATCTCGTCATTGACGGATATCTCTCTGGGCAATTTGACGAGGTGCACATTGTTTACGGAAAATTCGTAAACATCGCCAGGCAGGAAGCGACATCGTCGCAGATTCTCCCCGCCGAAACGCCCGAAGTGGAGGCCCCGGCCGGCGCTTCGAGCGAATACATCTTCGAGCCGTCAGTGGAAGGTCTTTTGGCCGAGCTGCTGCCCAGGTATGTGAAGGTTCAGATGTACCGCGGCCTGCTCGACACGTCGGCCAGTGAGCACGCAGCTCGCATGTCGGCCATGGATAACGCGACAAAGAACTGCGACGAAATGGTCGGCAGCCTGACTAAAGTCTACAACAAGGCGCGCCAGTCAAGTATCACCACCCAATTAATGGACATCGTAGGCGGTGCCGAGGCACTGAAAGGATAA
- the glmU gene encoding bifunctional UDP-N-acetylglucosamine diphosphorylase/glucosamine-1-phosphate N-acetyltransferase GlmU — MKPELGYVILAAGKGTRMHSDSPKVLHQVLGKPLLGYVYDALTHVPPTQVWTVIGFQAEKVQDCFLGQQGQFVLQDEQLGTGHAVMLAWPHVAASGISHLCVLNGDTPHVPTEAISNLVDLCAAQNAGMGMLTLHLENPFGYGRVIRNADNCVERVVEEKDFVAADHGGEVCEVNSGVYVFDVTRCGPLFEKMDRNNAQQEYYLTQMIAICAAEGLPVVGLPFAGSELLRGINSPRELVRFEESLRLQIVDNLLDSGVILRNSESIYIGPDVAVAPGAEIMGPCEIYGCSRIERGASISSHCWIKDSVLGPCQVKSFSHIEGSHIRAGASVGPYGRIRPGSDIGEDARVGNFVEVKKSVLHAGAKAGHLSYLGDSDIGPGVNIGAGTITCNYDGARKHRTEIHENAFIGSNTALVAPVVVGAGALVAAGSVVTRNVPDGALCVARARQSNLDRKKKSPQS, encoded by the coding sequence ATGAAGCCAGAATTAGGATATGTTATCTTGGCAGCCGGAAAAGGCACGCGCATGCACTCTGATTCACCGAAAGTTTTGCATCAGGTTTTGGGAAAGCCCCTGCTTGGCTATGTTTACGACGCGCTGACGCATGTCCCGCCAACCCAGGTCTGGACCGTGATCGGCTTTCAGGCTGAAAAGGTGCAAGACTGCTTTTTGGGTCAGCAGGGGCAGTTTGTCCTTCAGGACGAGCAGCTTGGCACAGGTCATGCCGTGATGCTCGCCTGGCCGCATGTTGCCGCGAGTGGGATTTCCCATCTTTGCGTGCTGAACGGTGATACTCCGCATGTACCAACAGAAGCCATTTCTAATTTAGTCGATTTATGCGCGGCCCAAAACGCGGGCATGGGCATGCTGACGTTGCATCTTGAGAATCCTTTTGGCTACGGACGGGTCATCCGCAACGCAGACAACTGCGTAGAGCGGGTCGTGGAAGAAAAGGATTTCGTTGCAGCTGACCATGGCGGTGAGGTCTGCGAGGTCAATTCCGGGGTGTATGTGTTCGATGTGACGCGCTGCGGGCCGCTATTCGAGAAGATGGACCGCAATAACGCCCAGCAGGAATATTATCTCACACAGATGATCGCCATCTGCGCTGCCGAGGGATTGCCTGTGGTTGGATTGCCTTTTGCCGGCTCGGAGCTGTTGCGGGGCATCAATTCGCCGCGAGAGTTGGTTCGGTTTGAAGAATCGCTGCGCTTGCAGATCGTGGACAATTTGCTGGATTCCGGTGTCATCCTGCGCAACAGCGAGTCGATATACATCGGGCCCGACGTTGCCGTCGCTCCCGGCGCTGAAATAATGGGACCGTGCGAAATATACGGATGCTCGCGAATTGAGCGCGGGGCGTCCATCTCTTCGCATTGCTGGATCAAGGATTCTGTTCTTGGTCCTTGCCAAGTGAAATCCTTTTCTCATATTGAAGGTTCTCACATCCGGGCCGGAGCCAGCGTAGGTCCGTACGGACGGATACGACCCGGGTCCGATATCGGGGAAGATGCGCGCGTGGGCAACTTCGTCGAGGTCAAGAAATCCGTGCTGCATGCCGGTGCCAAGGCGGGCCATCTTTCCTATCTGGGCGATAGCGACATTGGTCCCGGAGTGAATATCGGCGCAGGAACCATCACCTGCAATTATGACGGGGCCAGGAAGCACCGCACGGAAATTCATGAGAACGCCTTTATCGGCAGCAACACGGCACTGGTCGCTCCCGTGGTCGTGGGTGCGGGCGCTCTTGTCGCCGCCGGTTCAGTGGTTACTAGAAATGTTCCTGATGGTGCCCTGTGCGTGGCCAGGGCCAGACAGTCGAATTTGGATCGCAAGAAAAAATCACCTCAATCCTAG
- a CDS encoding cell division protein ZapA, whose amino-acid sequence MLGLDLSFAADVSPERIHKAVDLVHQRYKDLEGRVSHMSKERLLTYLALSLADDYLHDQGKMSQLEGTLQQLLTKIDSPEE is encoded by the coding sequence GTGCTCGGCCTCGATCTTTCCTTCGCGGCCGATGTCTCGCCCGAGCGGATTCACAAAGCTGTTGACCTGGTTCATCAGCGCTACAAGGATCTCGAAGGGCGGGTCAGTCACATGAGCAAGGAGCGGCTTTTGACATACCTGGCGTTGAGTCTGGCCGACGATTATTTACATGATCAAGGGAAGATGTCGCAACTGGAAGGCACGTTGCAACAGCTTCTTACGAAGATAGATAGTCCTGAAGAATAG
- a CDS encoding F0F1 ATP synthase subunit epsilon, with protein sequence MAKTITLEIVTPDKMVLKEEVDYVGAPGINGEFGVLPNHIPFLSALGIGSLYYKLNGKKYFVFVAGGFAEVSPAKVTVLAEVAERAEDIDLERARRAQDRAEQRTKQQQEKLDHAAVQAALARALHRMKCRQNAVSEGTCRM encoded by the coding sequence ATGGCTAAAACAATTACGCTTGAAATAGTGACACCAGACAAGATGGTGCTCAAGGAAGAGGTCGATTATGTCGGCGCTCCCGGCATCAATGGCGAATTCGGTGTCCTGCCCAATCATATCCCGTTTCTCTCTGCACTTGGTATCGGGAGCCTTTACTACAAACTCAACGGCAAGAAATACTTTGTTTTTGTTGCCGGCGGTTTTGCTGAAGTCTCCCCTGCAAAGGTGACGGTTCTTGCCGAAGTAGCGGAAAGAGCTGAAGACATCGATCTGGAAAGAGCTCGCAGAGCTCAGGACAGAGCCGAGCAGCGCACCAAACAGCAACAGGAGAAATTGGATCACGCAGCCGTGCAGGCTGCATTGGCCAGAGCACTTCATCGCATGAAATGCCGACAGAATGCTGTAAGTGAAGGCACTTGCCGCATGTAA